The following are encoded in a window of Methanobrevibacter ruminantium M1 genomic DNA:
- a CDS encoding sodium-dependent transporter, giving the protein MDNQNQWNSRIAFLLSMIGAAVGLGNIWRYSYVVYSNGGGTFFIPYLVAILIMGIPFLVLEYGIGFRHKDSFSNILKSINPKLEYISWALVLIIYFVLIYYLVIVSWDLVYLGSSINFSWGADSALYFVQNVGGSSNLSNMASFIIPTTISMVLVWICVWYISHKDLNEGIGKASKILIPLLFGIMAFIIVFALTLPGAGIGISALLNPDWQMLLNVNIWLAAFSQIIFSLSMGESISLTYASYLPEGSKLTDNVLIVVFANCAFEVCTAFGIFSILGYMSYTSGTPIVELVSEGTGLVFVVFPMIFNIMGAIGHIIAPLLFIAILFAGITSAVAVFEPMINSTVHKLNWSRKKAVTVWSIVGCIVSLLFTTGISSYLVGIVDSFITEFCILLLIAIQSIIFTWFYDIEGVIPILNENDRVKVGKTWVFVLKYILPILLFFMWASGVYHLLLNANTFELIVYGLITVFIIILTYVFTNIPEKS; this is encoded by the coding sequence ATGGATAATCAAAATCAATGGAATTCAAGAATTGCTTTTTTATTATCAATGATTGGAGCTGCTGTTGGATTAGGCAATATCTGGCGTTATAGCTATGTTGTTTACTCAAACGGTGGAGGAACTTTTTTTATACCTTATTTAGTTGCAATTCTAATCATGGGAATTCCATTTCTTGTATTGGAATATGGAATTGGATTCCGCCATAAAGACTCTTTTTCCAATATCTTAAAGAGCATCAATCCTAAATTGGAATACATTTCATGGGCATTGGTTTTAATTATCTATTTTGTTCTAATCTATTATCTGGTTATAGTAAGCTGGGATTTGGTCTATTTAGGCTCAAGCATAAATTTCAGCTGGGGAGCTGATTCTGCTCTTTATTTCGTGCAGAATGTCGGAGGAAGCTCAAACCTCTCCAATATGGCAAGCTTTATAATTCCAACAACCATTTCCATGGTCTTAGTGTGGATTTGTGTCTGGTACATCTCCCACAAGGATTTAAATGAGGGAATAGGAAAGGCTTCAAAGATTCTAATCCCTCTGCTTTTTGGCATAATGGCTTTCATAATTGTATTTGCATTGACCCTTCCAGGTGCAGGCATAGGCATAAGCGCATTGCTGAATCCTGATTGGCAAATGCTTTTGAATGTAAACATTTGGCTTGCGGCCTTTTCACAGATTATTTTCTCATTAAGCATGGGAGAGTCAATTTCACTGACATATGCCAGCTATTTGCCTGAAGGATCTAAATTGACCGACAATGTATTGATTGTGGTTTTTGCAAATTGCGCATTTGAAGTCTGCACAGCTTTTGGAATATTTTCCATTCTTGGTTATATGTCCTACACTTCCGGAACACCGATTGTAGAATTGGTAAGCGAAGGCACAGGACTTGTATTTGTTGTTTTCCCAATGATTTTCAATATTATGGGTGCTATAGGTCATATAATCGCTCCATTGCTATTTATAGCAATATTGTTCGCTGGAATTACTTCAGCTGTTGCAGTATTTGAACCGATGATAAATTCAACAGTCCATAAGCTGAACTGGTCCCGTAAAAAGGCTGTAACTGTATGGTCAATAGTAGGCTGCATAGTTTCATTATTATTCACAACAGGAATCAGCAGCTATCTTGTAGGAATTGTAGACAGCTTCATTACAGAATTCTGCATCCTTCTTTTAATTGCAATTCAATCCATAATATTCACATGGTTCTATGACATAGAAGGAGTCATTCCTATATTGAATGAAAATGACAGGGTAAAAGTAGGAAAGACATGGGTATTTGTTCTAAAATACATATTGCCTATCTTATTGTTCTTCATGTGGGCTAGTGGAGTATATCATTTGCTTTTAAATGCAAATACCTTTGAATTGATTGTTTATGGTCTAATTACAGTTTTTATTATAATTTTGACTTATGTTTTTACAAATATTCCTGAAAAGTCATAG
- a CDS encoding nucleoside deaminase yields the protein MHQKFMEEAIKEAEISSKEGGLPIGAVLVKENQIISRGHNRLIQKDSSILHAEMDAIENAGRLNHEDYQKCTLYTTLSPCPMCSGAVILYNIPRVVIGDNQTLMGAEKLLKDNGVEIIVLNDDKCKELFEDFVNNNPGIWENELAKVGNTTELKE from the coding sequence ATGCATCAAAAATTTATGGAAGAGGCCATCAAAGAGGCCGAAATCTCATCAAAAGAGGGAGGATTGCCTATAGGAGCAGTCCTTGTAAAGGAAAACCAAATAATCTCTAGAGGCCATAACAGACTTATTCAAAAGGATTCATCCATCCTACATGCTGAAATGGATGCTATCGAAAATGCAGGGCGATTAAATCACGAAGACTACCAAAAATGCACCTTATACACAACATTATCTCCTTGTCCAATGTGCTCAGGTGCAGTGATTCTATACAATATCCCAAGAGTCGTTATCGGAGATAATCAAACCCTTATGGGAGCAGAAAAGCTATTAAAAGATAATGGTGTTGAAATAATTGTCTTAAACGATGATAAATGCAAAGAGCTCTTTGAAGACTTTGTAAACAATAATCCAGGAATATGGGAAAATGAGCTTGCTAAGGTGGGAAACACTACAGAGCTAAAGGAATAA
- a CDS encoding GNAT family N-acetyltransferase: METILTNEKDERFIELSNELNNEYYSNIGEDSLKYLDYNTLEDPHVVLLVLNWGNPIACASYRIFDEQSVEIRRVYVKKRYRNKKIAYKLVKALEKLAMENNFKYSIIETGSENMAAINLYKKLGYEKIDNFGFFKDDDACICMRKEFKTLIF; this comes from the coding sequence ATGGAAACAATATTAACCAACGAAAAAGACGAAAGATTCATAGAGCTTTCTAATGAATTGAACAATGAATATTACTCTAATATTGGAGAAGACTCTCTAAAGTATCTCGATTACAACACCTTAGAAGATCCTCATGTTGTATTGCTTGTATTAAATTGGGGAAATCCTATAGCCTGTGCCAGCTATCGTATATTTGATGAGCAGTCAGTTGAAATCAGACGAGTCTATGTAAAGAAGAGATATAGAAATAAAAAAATAGCTTATAAGCTTGTCAAGGCCTTGGAGAAGTTGGCTATGGAAAACAATTTCAAATACTCAATTATTGAAACTGGAAGTGAAAATATGGCTGCCATCAACTTATATAAGAAGCTAGGCTATGAAAAGATAGATAATTTTGGCTTTTTTAAGGACGATGATGCTTGCATTTGCATGAGAAAGGAGTTTAAGACTCTTATTTTTTAA
- a CDS encoding SDH family Clp fold serine proteinase yields MNLIKGLDKNNGLDLILHAPGGDVGATESIIDYLYEVFNGDIRVIIPQIAMSGGTMIACSSKEIIMGKQSSLGPIDPQFNGIPAEIVIKEFYRAKNEISEKPETIPFWQTNISKYPPAFIILCENARKWSDEILDKSLRYAMFDGSDEEKINKIRLELGSHENTKSHGRHLSAKDCQELGLKISYLEDDDEFQDTVLSIHHACMNFFSINKDCCKIVANNDSKFFIQ; encoded by the coding sequence ATGAATTTAATTAAGGGATTAGATAAGAATAATGGCCTTGATTTAATATTACATGCTCCCGGAGGAGATGTAGGGGCTACAGAATCTATAATAGATTATTTGTATGAGGTTTTTAATGGAGATATTAGAGTTATTATACCTCAAATTGCCATGTCTGGAGGGACTATGATTGCATGCTCATCAAAAGAAATAATTATGGGTAAACAATCTAGTTTGGGCCCTATTGATCCTCAATTTAATGGCATTCCTGCTGAGATAGTTATTAAAGAGTTTTATAGGGCTAAAAATGAAATTTCTGAAAAGCCAGAAACCATTCCCTTTTGGCAGACTAATATTTCAAAATATCCTCCTGCATTTATTATTCTTTGTGAAAATGCAAGAAAATGGTCTGATGAAATTTTAGATAAATCTTTAAGATATGCTATGTTTGATGGGTCGGATGAGGAAAAAATTAATAAAATAAGATTAGAATTAGGCTCTCATGAAAATACGAAAAGTCATGGCAGACATTTATCAGCTAAAGATTGTCAAGAATTAGGCCTAAAAATTTCATATTTGGAAGATGATGACGAGTTCCAAGACACTGTTTTGTCCATTCATCATGCCTGTATGAATTTTTTTAGTATTAATAAGGATTGTTGCAAAATAGTTGCTAATAATGACTCAAAATTTTTCATACAATAA
- a CDS encoding C69 family dipeptidase has product MFKIRKLSNKIIVLLICGLLICSIQACSASCTAVYVGPDVSADGSTIIARCNDHQGVWGNHITVTPRVENKSSRLMAVCEDGSVKTELPATTYKYTATPYMNSTKA; this is encoded by the coding sequence ATGTTTAAGATAAGAAAATTATCCAATAAAATTATAGTTTTGCTTATATGCGGGCTATTGATCTGTAGCATACAGGCCTGCTCGGCCTCATGCACTGCAGTCTATGTAGGGCCTGATGTCAGTGCAGACGGTTCAACAATCATTGCAAGATGCAACGACCATCAGGGAGTTTGGGGAAACCATATCACAGTGACCCCAAGGGTAGAGAACAAGTCAAGCCGTCTTATGGCTGTATGCGAAGATGGAAGCGTAAAAACAGAGCTTCCGGCAACAACTTACAAATACACAGCCACACCATATATGAACAGCACAAAAGCATGA